The proteins below come from a single Polymorphobacter fuscus genomic window:
- a CDS encoding phosphoglycerate kinase has translation MPEVAGKRVLVRADLNVPMVDGHVGDATRLTAAVPTLAALADRGAVVLVLSHFGRPKGGDRSATLRPVAAALADVLGRPVAFVEDCAGAAAQAAVAALAPGAVVVLENTRFHAGEEADDPAFAAEMAKLGDFFVNDAFSAAHRAHASTVGLARLLPSFAGRSMEAELTALQKALGHPEHPVAAVVGGAKVSSKLDVLTHLVSRVDHLMIGGGMANTFLAAKGVSVGKSLCEHDLAGTARDILARADAAGCTVHLPYDVVVAKQFAANAPHRTCNVHDVADDEMILDIGDSAVEALGDALKICKTLVWNGPLGAFETPPFDRATVALARIAGALTQSGSLLSVAGGGDTVAALNHAGVADQFSFVSTAGGAFLEWMEGKALPGVDALRESAGSKGHA, from the coding sequence ATGCCCGAGGTGGCGGGCAAGCGCGTGCTGGTCCGCGCCGACCTCAACGTGCCGATGGTCGACGGGCATGTGGGGGATGCGACGCGGCTGACGGCGGCCGTGCCGACCCTTGCGGCGCTCGCCGATCGCGGCGCGGTGGTGCTGGTGCTGTCGCATTTCGGCCGTCCCAAGGGCGGCGATCGATCGGCGACGCTGCGACCGGTGGCGGCGGCGCTCGCCGATGTGCTCGGGCGGCCGGTGGCCTTTGTCGAGGATTGCGCCGGTGCCGCAGCGCAGGCGGCGGTCGCGGCACTGGCTCCGGGCGCGGTCGTGGTGCTCGAAAACACGCGCTTCCATGCCGGCGAGGAGGCCGACGACCCGGCGTTCGCGGCCGAAATGGCGAAACTGGGCGATTTTTTTGTCAACGATGCCTTTTCGGCGGCACATCGCGCCCATGCCTCCACAGTCGGCCTGGCGCGGCTGCTGCCGTCGTTCGCCGGCCGTTCGATGGAAGCCGAGTTGACGGCGTTGCAAAAGGCGCTCGGCCATCCGGAACACCCGGTGGCGGCAGTGGTCGGCGGCGCCAAGGTATCGTCGAAGCTCGATGTGCTGACGCATCTGGTCAGCCGTGTCGACCATCTGATGATCGGCGGCGGCATGGCCAACACGTTTCTCGCTGCCAAGGGGGTGTCGGTCGGCAAATCGCTGTGCGAACATGACCTTGCCGGCACCGCACGGGACATTCTGGCGCGGGCCGACGCCGCGGGGTGCACGGTGCATCTGCCCTATGATGTCGTCGTGGCGAAACAATTTGCTGCCAATGCCCCGCACCGGACGTGCAATGTCCATGACGTGGCGGATGACGAGATGATCCTCGATATCGGCGATTCGGCGGTCGAAGCGCTCGGCGACGCGCTGAAGATCTGCAAGACCCTGGTGTGGAACGGGCCGCTGGGCGCTTTCGAAACGCCGCCGTTCGATCGCGCCACGGTGGCGCTGGCGCGCATTGCCGGCGCACTGACGCAAAGCGGCAGCCTGTTGTCGGTCGCCGGCGGCGGGGACACGGTGGCGGCGCTCAACCACGCCGGCGTCGCCGACCAGTTCAGTTTCGTGTCGACCGCCGGCGGTGCGTTCCTCGAATGGATGGAGGGCAAGGCTCTGCCGGGGGTCGATGCGCTGCGCGAATCGGCCGGCAGCAAGGGGCACGCATGA
- a CDS encoding class I fructose-bisphosphate aldolase — translation MTPAVRAILANYESDNPGTKANLARILMQGRLGGTGKLVILPVDQGFEHGPARSFSPNPPAYDPHYHFQLAIDAGLSAYAAPLGMIEAGADTFAGQIPTILKVNSSNSWSTSINQAVTGTVEDALRLGCSAIGFTIYPGSDDIFELMEEIRELSQEAKAVGIATVIWSYPRGGEISKAGELALDVGAYAAHMAALAGAHIIKVKLPTDHIEQKDAKKSYEGGDWSTQAKRVAHVRQACFAGRRLVVFSGGAAKGADAVYQDARDIRDGGGNGSIIGRNTFQRPRDEALAMLDKIVEIYLGND, via the coding sequence ATGACCCCTGCGGTCCGCGCCATTCTGGCCAATTACGAAAGCGACAACCCCGGCACCAAGGCCAATCTGGCGCGCATCCTGATGCAGGGACGCCTTGGTGGCACCGGCAAGCTGGTCATCCTGCCCGTCGACCAGGGTTTCGAGCACGGCCCGGCGCGCAGCTTTTCGCCCAACCCGCCGGCCTATGACCCGCATTACCATTTCCAGCTCGCCATCGACGCCGGCCTGTCGGCCTATGCCGCGCCGCTCGGCATGATCGAAGCCGGTGCCGATACCTTTGCCGGGCAGATCCCGACCATCCTCAAGGTCAACAGCTCGAACAGCTGGTCGACGAGCATCAACCAGGCCGTGACCGGCACCGTCGAGGATGCGCTGCGGCTCGGCTGCTCGGCGATCGGCTTCACCATCTACCCGGGCTCGGACGATATTTTCGAGCTGATGGAAGAAATTCGCGAGCTGAGCCAGGAAGCCAAGGCCGTCGGCATCGCCACCGTCATCTGGTCGTACCCGCGCGGCGGGGAGATTTCCAAGGCTGGCGAACTGGCGCTCGATGTCGGCGCCTATGCGGCGCACATGGCGGCGCTGGCCGGCGCGCACATCATCAAGGTCAAGCTGCCGACTGACCATATCGAGCAGAAGGACGCCAAGAAGAGCTATGAAGGCGGCGACTGGTCGACCCAGGCCAAGCGGGTTGCCCATGTCCGGCAGGCATGCTTCGCCGGCCGCCGTCTGGTGGTGTTTTCGGGCGGCGCCGCCAAGGGTGCCGACGCCGTCTATCAGGATGCCCGCGACATTCGCGACGGCGGCGGCAACGGCTCGATCATCGGCCGCAACACCTTCCAGCGGCCGCGCGACGAAGCGCTGGCGATGCTCGACAAGATCGTCGAAATCTACCTCGGCAACGACTGA
- the katG gene encoding catalase/peroxidase HPI yields the protein MYKKTLFLLTAAAIAASPLAAQVPTASPERTVPNQFWFPELIDLKPLRQNAVESNPLGANFDYAAAFKTLDLKAVKADIEAVLTKSQPWWPADYGNYGPFFIRMAWHSAGTYRLGDGRGGAGGGQQRFEPLNSWPDNANLDKARRLLWPVKQKYGAKISWADLMVLTGNVALENMGFKTFGYGGGRTDDWEADLVYWGPETKMLDDKRYSGDRQLKKPLAAVQMGLIYVNPEGPNGNHDPVSAARDIRETFGRMAMNDEETLALIAGGHTFGKAHGAVKVDCVGAAPAANSIERQGMGWDNKCGSGAGGDTITSGLEGAWTSTPTFWSMQYLENLFAFDWVQSKTPAGAVQWIPKGGAAAGTVPDAHDPAKSHAPIMFTTDLALKEDPAYRKIALRFQKNPKEFELAFAKAWYKLTHRDMGPIARYIGPDVPKETLLWQDPIPAVDHPLVGAAEIGQLKSRVLASGLTNAELVRTAWASAASFRGTDMRGGANGARIRLAPEKDWAANNPAELKKVLAVLEGIQKDFNRSASGGMKVSMADLIVLAGGAGIERAAQQAGKTVTVPFEPGRADASQAQTDVASFAALEPSADGFRNYYGPGNRLSPAEMLVDRANLLKLTVPEMTVLVGGLRALDANVGGTKAGVFTDRPGTLTNDYFVNLLGMETKWVKAPGTEGLYEGRDRASDKVKWTATPVDLVFGSHSELRAVAEVYGANDGADKFVTDFVAAWNKVMTLDRFKA from the coding sequence ATGTACAAAAAGACCTTGTTTCTGTTGACGGCGGCCGCCATTGCCGCGTCACCGCTTGCCGCCCAGGTGCCGACGGCGTCGCCGGAACGGACTGTGCCCAATCAGTTCTGGTTCCCCGAACTGATCGACCTCAAGCCGCTGCGCCAGAATGCCGTCGAATCGAACCCGCTCGGTGCCAATTTCGACTATGCCGCCGCCTTCAAGACCCTCGACCTCAAGGCCGTCAAGGCCGACATCGAGGCCGTGCTGACCAAGTCGCAGCCCTGGTGGCCGGCCGATTATGGCAATTACGGCCCGTTCTTCATCCGCATGGCGTGGCACAGCGCCGGCACCTATCGCCTGGGCGACGGCCGCGGCGGCGCCGGTGGTGGGCAGCAGCGGTTCGAACCGCTCAACAGCTGGCCGGACAATGCCAATCTCGACAAGGCGCGGCGGTTGCTGTGGCCGGTCAAGCAGAAATATGGCGCCAAGATTTCCTGGGCCGATCTGATGGTGCTGACCGGCAATGTCGCGCTCGAAAACATGGGGTTCAAGACCTTTGGCTATGGCGGCGGCCGCACCGACGATTGGGAAGCCGACCTCGTCTATTGGGGTCCGGAAACCAAGATGCTCGACGACAAGCGCTATAGCGGTGACCGCCAGTTGAAGAAGCCGCTGGCGGCGGTGCAGATGGGCCTCATCTACGTCAACCCGGAGGGTCCGAACGGCAACCATGACCCGGTGTCGGCAGCGCGCGACATTCGCGAAACCTTCGGCCGCATGGCGATGAACGACGAGGAAACACTGGCGCTGATCGCCGGCGGCCACACCTTCGGCAAGGCGCATGGCGCCGTGAAGGTCGACTGCGTCGGGGCGGCACCGGCGGCCAACAGCATCGAACGGCAGGGCATGGGCTGGGACAACAAATGCGGGTCCGGCGCCGGTGGCGACACGATCACCAGCGGGCTCGAGGGGGCCTGGACGTCGACGCCGACCTTCTGGTCGATGCAGTATCTTGAAAACCTGTTCGCCTTCGACTGGGTGCAGTCGAAGACCCCGGCGGGTGCCGTGCAATGGATCCCCAAGGGCGGTGCGGCGGCAGGCACGGTGCCCGATGCGCATGACCCGGCAAAGAGCCATGCGCCGATCATGTTCACCACCGACCTGGCGCTGAAGGAAGACCCCGCCTATCGCAAGATCGCTCTGCGGTTCCAGAAGAATCCCAAGGAGTTCGAGCTGGCCTTTGCCAAGGCGTGGTACAAGCTGACCCACCGCGACATGGGGCCGATCGCCCGCTACATCGGCCCCGACGTCCCCAAGGAAACGCTGCTGTGGCAGGACCCGATCCCGGCCGTCGACCATCCGCTGGTGGGCGCGGCGGAGATCGGCCAGCTGAAGTCGCGGGTCCTCGCATCGGGGCTGACCAATGCCGAGCTGGTGCGCACGGCCTGGGCGTCGGCAGCCAGCTTCCGCGGCACGGACATGCGCGGCGGCGCCAATGGTGCACGCATCCGGCTGGCACCCGAAAAGGACTGGGCCGCCAACAACCCGGCCGAGTTGAAGAAGGTCCTGGCCGTCCTGGAGGGCATCCAGAAGGACTTCAACCGTTCGGCATCGGGCGGCATGAAAGTGTCGATGGCCGATCTGATCGTGCTGGCCGGGGGTGCCGGCATCGAGCGCGCGGCGCAGCAGGCGGGCAAGACCGTCACCGTGCCGTTCGAGCCGGGCCGGGCCGATGCCAGCCAGGCGCAGACCGACGTCGCGTCCTTCGCCGCACTGGAACCGAGCGCCGATGGCTTCCGCAACTACTACGGCCCGGGCAACCGCCTGTCGCCGGCGGAAATGCTCGTCGATCGCGCCAATCTGCTCAAGCTGACGGTTCCGGAGATGACCGTTCTCGTCGGCGGCCTGCGCGCCCTCGATGCCAATGTCGGCGGCACGAAAGCGGGCGTGTTCACCGACCGGCCGGGCACGCTGACCAACGACTATTTCGTCAACCTGCTCGGCATGGAGACGAAGTGGGTCAAGGCGCCCGGGACAGAAGGGCTGTACGAAGGCCGTGACCGCGCCAGCGACAAGGTCAAATGGACCGCGACGCCGGTCGACCTCGTTTTCGGGTCGCATTCGGAATTGCGCGCCGTTGCCGAAGTCTATGGCGCCAACGACGGTGCGGACAAGTTCGTCACCGATTTCGTCGCCGCGTGGAACAAGGTCATGACGCTGGACCGCTTCAAGGCCTGA
- the thiE gene encoding thiamine phosphate synthase, translating into MTNGDELIPLDPGFGDRFARQARPACQLYVVSPPAIVVAEFADHLRAALQGGPVAAFQLRLKDVPDADVLRACAALLPICQAHDVAFLLNDRADLAKAAGADGVHLGQSDGGIKDARALLGPEAQIGRTCHDSRHLAMEAGEEGADYVAFGAFYETTTKPSHYRPAPEILTWWTTISQLPCVAIGGITPANAAPIVAAGADFVAVVNAVWQHPDGPGAGVRAFEAVLGG; encoded by the coding sequence ATGACAAATGGTGACGAACTGATTCCGCTCGATCCGGGCTTCGGCGACCGCTTCGCCCGCCAGGCGCGGCCGGCGTGCCAGCTGTATGTCGTATCACCGCCGGCGATCGTGGTGGCGGAGTTCGCGGATCATCTGCGGGCGGCGCTGCAGGGGGGGCCGGTGGCCGCCTTTCAATTGCGGCTGAAGGACGTGCCGGATGCCGATGTGTTGCGCGCTTGCGCAGCCCTGCTGCCGATTTGCCAGGCGCATGACGTCGCGTTCCTGCTGAACGACCGCGCCGACCTCGCCAAGGCGGCAGGCGCCGATGGCGTGCATCTGGGGCAGTCGGATGGCGGCATCAAGGACGCACGCGCGCTGCTGGGGCCTGAGGCACAGATCGGCCGGACCTGCCACGACAGCCGCCATCTGGCGATGGAAGCCGGTGAAGAGGGTGCCGATTATGTGGCATTCGGGGCGTTCTACGAAACCACGACGAAGCCGAGCCATTATCGTCCGGCGCCCGAAATCCTGACCTGGTGGACGACGATCAGCCAACTGCCCTGCGTCGCCATCGGTGGCATCACACCGGCCAATGCAGCGCCGATCGTGGCGGCAGGTGCGGATTTCGTCGCCGTGGTCAACGCGGTTTGGCAGCATCCGGACGGGCCGGGGGCAGGGGTCCGGGCATTCGAGGCGGTCCTGGGCGGTTAA
- the efp gene encoding elongation factor P, producing the protein MKINSVEIRPGNILEYQGGLWRAVKIQHTQPGKGGAYMQVELKNLMDGRKTNERFRSAETVEKVRLDTRDFQFLFAEGEQLTFMDKENYDQISLPRDLLGEAADFLQDGMDVVMETYEERPISVQLPDTIEAVIRDTEAVVKGQTASSSYKPAILENGVRVMVPPFINAGTKIVVDTYEREYVRRAD; encoded by the coding sequence GTGAAGATCAACAGCGTCGAAATCCGCCCCGGCAACATCCTTGAGTATCAGGGCGGGCTGTGGCGCGCCGTGAAGATCCAGCACACCCAGCCCGGCAAGGGCGGCGCCTATATGCAGGTCGAACTCAAGAACCTGATGGATGGCCGCAAGACCAATGAACGCTTTCGTTCGGCGGAAACGGTCGAGAAAGTCCGGCTCGACACGCGTGATTTCCAGTTCCTGTTCGCCGAAGGCGAGCAGCTGACGTTCATGGACAAGGAAAATTACGACCAGATCAGCTTGCCGCGCGACCTGCTCGGCGAAGCCGCGGATTTTCTGCAGGACGGCATGGATGTGGTCATGGAAACCTATGAGGAACGCCCGATCTCGGTGCAGCTTCCCGACACCATCGAGGCGGTGATCCGTGATACCGAGGCGGTGGTGAAGGGGCAGACGGCGTCGTCGAGCTACAAGCCCGCCATATTGGAAAATGGGGTCCGGGTCATGGTGCCGCCGTTCATCAATGCCGGCACCAAGATCGTCGTCGATACCTACGAACGCGAATACGTCCGCCGCGCGGATTGA
- a CDS encoding inositol monophosphatase family protein — protein sequence MVAHSALITVMEKAARKAAPRLRRDFNEVDALQVSRKGPADFVSNADRAAEQAIGEVLTHARPDWGLLMEESGETIGRESQARWIVDPLDGTTNFLHGMPHFCISIAAEVQGEVVAGLVHQPLTGESFWAEKGRGAWLSDRRLRVSARRDLADCVIATGIPFQGHGNAAEFSGILSAVIPEVAGVRRFGAAALDLAWVAAGRFDGFWESGLKYWDCAAGILLVREAGGFVTDYRGQDNMVARAEIVAANGNIQSKLHRLVAGAVR from the coding sequence ATGGTTGCCCATTCTGCCCTGATCACCGTCATGGAAAAGGCCGCGCGCAAGGCGGCGCCGCGGTTGCGGCGTGACTTCAACGAAGTCGATGCGCTGCAGGTCAGCCGCAAGGGGCCGGCCGATTTCGTGTCGAATGCCGATCGTGCCGCCGAACAGGCGATCGGCGAGGTGCTGACGCACGCCCGGCCCGACTGGGGCCTGCTGATGGAGGAATCGGGGGAAACCATCGGCCGCGAAAGCCAGGCGCGCTGGATCGTCGATCCGCTCGATGGCACCACCAACTTTCTCCACGGCATGCCGCATTTCTGCATCTCGATTGCGGCGGAAGTGCAGGGCGAGGTCGTCGCCGGGCTGGTCCACCAACCGCTGACCGGCGAGAGCTTCTGGGCCGAAAAGGGCAGGGGTGCCTGGCTGTCCGACCGGCGGCTGCGCGTTTCGGCGCGGCGCGACCTGGCGGACTGCGTCATCGCCACCGGCATCCCCTTCCAGGGCCATGGCAACGCCGCAGAATTCTCGGGCATCCTGTCTGCGGTGATCCCCGAAGTCGCCGGAGTCCGGCGCTTCGGCGCGGCGGCGCTCGATCTCGCCTGGGTCGCGGCAGGCCGCTTCGACGGGTTCTGGGAATCGGGCCTCAAATATTGGGATTGCGCCGCCGGCATCCTGCTGGTGCGGGAGGCGGGCGGGTTCGTGACCGATTACCGCGGCCAGGACAATATGGTGGCACGCGCCGAAATCGTCGCCGCCAATGGCAATATCCAGTCGAAACTGCATCGGCTCGTCGCCGGCGCGGTGCGCTGA
- the ndhC gene encoding NADH-quinone oxidoreductase subunit A: MSEIANQYLPILLFLTVGIVFAFIFVGAPIVVSKLAGTSKPDTVKLSEYESGFPAFSDSRAQFDVRFYLVAILFIVFDLEAAFLFPWAVSLHWGGEAAWWAMIEFLGELAIGLVFAWKVGALEWE, from the coding sequence ATGTCCGAGATCGCCAACCAGTATCTGCCGATCCTGCTGTTCCTGACGGTCGGCATCGTGTTCGCCTTCATTTTTGTCGGCGCGCCGATCGTGGTGTCGAAACTCGCCGGCACATCGAAGCCGGACACGGTCAAATTGTCCGAATATGAAAGCGGCTTTCCCGCCTTTTCGGACAGCCGCGCGCAGTTCGACGTGCGCTTTTACCTCGTCGCGATCCTTTTCATCGTCTTCGATCTCGAAGCCGCGTTCCTGTTCCCCTGGGCGGTGTCGCTGCACTGGGGTGGCGAGGCGGCCTGGTGGGCGATGATCGAATTCCTGGGCGAACTGGCCATCGGCCTTGTCTTCGCCTGGAAGGTGGGAGCGCTGGAATGGGAATGA
- a CDS encoding NuoB/complex I 20 kDa subunit family protein, with protein MRGLTLPQDNRDNWLADVNKEVGDKGFLVASTEDLFHWARTGSLWWMTFGLACCAVEMMHTNMPRYDLERFGVAPRASPRQSDVMIVAGTLCNKMAPALRRVYDQMAEPRYVISMGSCANGGGYYHYSYSVVRGCDRIVPVDIYVPGCPPTAEALLYGILALQRKIRRVGSFER; from the coding sequence ATGCGCGGGCTGACCCTGCCGCAGGACAACCGCGACAACTGGCTTGCCGACGTCAACAAGGAGGTCGGCGACAAGGGCTTTCTCGTCGCCTCCACCGAAGATCTGTTCCATTGGGCGCGCACCGGCAGCCTGTGGTGGATGACCTTTGGCCTGGCCTGCTGCGCTGTCGAGATGATGCACACCAACATGCCGCGCTATGATCTGGAGCGCTTCGGTGTCGCCCCGCGCGCCAGCCCGCGCCAATCCGACGTGATGATCGTCGCCGGCACCCTGTGCAACAAGATGGCGCCGGCGCTGCGCCGGGTCTACGACCAGATGGCCGAACCGCGCTACGTCATCTCGATGGGCAGCTGCGCCAATGGCGGCGGCTATTATCATTACAGCTATTCGGTGGTGCGCGGCTGCGACCGGATCGTGCCGGTCGATATCTATGTCCCCGGCTGCCCGCCGACGGCAGAAGCACTACTTTACGGAATTCTGGCGCTGCAGCGCAAGATCCGCCGCGTCGGGAGTTTCGAACGGTGA
- a CDS encoding NADH-quinone oxidoreductase subunit D, translating to MINFGPQHPAAHGVLRLVMELDGEVIERCDPHIGLLHRGTEKLIEYKTYLQALPYMDRLDYVSPMCMEHSYVLAIEKLAGIEVPLRAKYIRTMFAEITRILNHILNVTTHAMDVGAMTPILWLFEEREKLMEFYERVSGARFHAAYFRPGGVHQDLPDGLLGDIKDWCDGYLKVLDEMQGLVADNRIFKQRNVDIGVISKEDAIAWGFTGPCIRASGVAWDLRKAQPYDAYDRMDFNVIMSNDGDCYARFMVRMDEMRESLKIIRQCLKEMPEGRHATLDRKVSPPSRGEMKRSMEALIHHFKLYTEGIHVPAGEAYVATESPKGEFGIFMVADGTNKPWRCHIRATGMAHLQAMDFLCKGHMLADAPAILGSLDIVFGEVDR from the coding sequence ATGATCAACTTCGGGCCCCAGCACCCGGCCGCGCACGGCGTGCTGCGGCTGGTCATGGAGCTCGACGGCGAGGTCATCGAACGCTGTGATCCGCATATCGGGCTGCTGCATCGCGGCACCGAAAAGTTGATCGAGTACAAGACCTATCTGCAGGCGCTGCCGTACATGGACCGGCTCGACTATGTCAGCCCGATGTGCATGGAACACAGCTATGTGCTCGCCATCGAAAAGCTGGCGGGCATCGAAGTGCCGTTGCGCGCCAAATATATCCGCACGATGTTTGCGGAGATCACCCGCATCCTCAATCACATCCTCAACGTCACCACCCATGCGATGGACGTGGGGGCGATGACGCCGATCCTGTGGCTGTTCGAGGAACGCGAAAAGCTGATGGAATTCTACGAACGGGTGTCGGGGGCGCGCTTCCACGCCGCCTATTTCCGCCCCGGCGGCGTCCACCAGGACCTGCCCGATGGCTTGCTCGGCGACATCAAGGACTGGTGCGACGGCTATCTCAAGGTCCTCGACGAAATGCAGGGCCTTGTCGCCGACAATCGAATCTTCAAGCAGCGCAATGTCGATATCGGGGTCATCTCGAAGGAAGACGCCATTGCCTGGGGCTTCACCGGCCCGTGCATCCGCGCATCGGGCGTCGCCTGGGACCTGCGCAAGGCGCAGCCCTACGATGCCTATGACCGCATGGACTTCAACGTCATCATGTCGAACGATGGCGATTGCTATGCCCGCTTCATGGTCCGCATGGACGAGATGCGCGAATCGCTGAAGATCATCCGCCAGTGCCTGAAGGAGATGCCCGAAGGCCGGCACGCGACCCTCGACCGCAAGGTCAGTCCGCCGTCGCGCGGCGAGATGAAACGGTCGATGGAAGCGCTGATCCACCATTTCAAGCTGTACACCGAAGGCATTCACGTGCCGGCCGGCGAGGCCTATGTGGCCACCGAAAGCCCCAAGGGCGAATTCGGCATCTTCATGGTCGCTGATGGCACCAACAAGCCTTGGCGCTGCCATATCCGTGCCACCGGGATGGCGCATCTCCAGGCGATGGATTTCCTGTGCAAGGGCCATATGCTCGCCGACGCGCCGGCGATTCTGGGGTCGCTCGATATCGTCTTCGGGGAAGTCGATCGCTGA
- the nuoE gene encoding NADH-quinone oxidoreductase subunit NuoE produces the protein MTGAAIGSNDRPAPEFSDFAWTSENAIEADRIIALYPQGRQASAVMPLLWLAQGQVGDATGSAWLPVPVIEHIARQLGMPYIRVYEVASFYTMYNLAPIGRFHVQVCGTTPCQLRGSDDVMRACKDAGLKKGANTADGLFTLSEVECLGACANAPMVQINADNYEDLTYDSMTAVLAALARGEAPSSGSQIGRTASCPENGPTTLLAVSG, from the coding sequence ATGACGGGCGCAGCCATCGGCAGCAACGACAGGCCGGCGCCGGAGTTCAGCGATTTTGCCTGGACGTCCGAAAACGCCATTGAGGCGGATCGTATCATCGCGCTCTATCCGCAGGGCCGCCAGGCATCGGCGGTGATGCCGTTGTTGTGGCTCGCGCAAGGTCAGGTGGGCGACGCGACGGGCAGCGCCTGGTTGCCGGTTCCGGTGATCGAGCATATCGCGCGGCAACTCGGCATGCCCTATATTCGGGTGTACGAAGTCGCCAGTTTCTACACCATGTACAATCTGGCGCCGATCGGCCGCTTCCATGTCCAGGTCTGTGGCACGACGCCGTGCCAGTTGCGCGGCTCGGACGATGTCATGCGTGCCTGCAAGGACGCCGGCTTGAAGAAGGGCGCCAACACCGCCGACGGACTGTTCACGCTCAGCGAGGTCGAATGCCTCGGTGCCTGCGCGAATGCGCCGATGGTGCAGATCAACGCCGACAATTACGAGGACCTGACCTACGACAGCATGACCGCGGTCCTGGCCGCGCTGGCGCGTGGCGAAGCGCCTTCGTCGGGGTCGCAGATCGGGCGGACAGCGAGTTGCCCTGAAAACGGTCCCACGACACTGTTGGCGGTTTCGGGATGA
- the nuoF gene encoding NADH-quinone oxidoreductase subunit NuoF: MLADQDRIFTNLYGFQPWNLEHARKRGDWEDTNSLMACGPDAIVDAIKASGLRGRGGAGFPTGMKWSFMPKTPNPERPSYLVINADESEPGSCKDREIIRHDPHKLIEGALIAGFAMRAVAAYIYIRGEYVREAETLFAAVREAYAAGLIGKNACGSGYDFDVVVHRGAGAYICGEETAMLESLEGKKGQPRLKPPFPAGAGLYGNPTTVNNVESIAVAPTILRRGPAWFAAIGRPKNEGTKLFQISGHVNTPCVVEEAMGLPFRELIESHCGGIRGGWDNLLAVIPGGSSVPLVPAEQIIDAPMDFDGLRELKSGLGTAAVIVMDKSTDIVRAIARLSYFYKHESCGQCTPCREGTGWMWRVMERLVTGDAEPHEIDLLLEVTTEIEGHTICALGDAAAWPIQGLIRHFRPEIESRIQRRKGFVQVPAMAVAAE, translated from the coding sequence ATGCTCGCTGACCAGGACCGGATCTTCACCAATCTCTACGGGTTCCAGCCGTGGAACCTGGAACACGCCCGCAAGCGCGGCGACTGGGAGGACACCAATTCGCTGATGGCGTGTGGGCCCGATGCCATCGTCGATGCCATAAAGGCGAGCGGGTTGCGGGGCCGCGGTGGTGCCGGCTTCCCGACGGGCATGAAGTGGAGCTTCATGCCGAAAACGCCGAACCCCGAGCGGCCGAGCTACCTCGTCATCAACGCCGACGAATCCGAGCCGGGCAGCTGCAAGGATCGCGAGATCATCCGGCACGACCCGCACAAGCTGATCGAAGGCGCGCTGATCGCCGGCTTCGCGATGCGCGCGGTGGCGGCCTATATCTATATCCGCGGCGAATATGTGCGCGAGGCGGAAACATTGTTCGCGGCGGTGCGCGAAGCCTATGCAGCGGGCCTGATCGGCAAGAACGCCTGTGGTTCGGGTTATGATTTCGACGTCGTCGTCCACCGCGGTGCCGGCGCCTATATCTGCGGCGAAGAAACCGCGATGCTCGAAAGCCTGGAGGGCAAGAAGGGCCAGCCGCGGCTGAAGCCGCCGTTTCCTGCCGGTGCAGGCCTTTATGGCAATCCGACCACCGTCAACAATGTCGAATCGATCGCCGTGGCGCCGACGATCCTGCGCCGCGGGCCGGCGTGGTTCGCCGCCATCGGCCGCCCCAAGAACGAAGGCACCAAGCTGTTCCAGATCAGCGGCCATGTGAACACGCCTTGCGTCGTCGAGGAGGCGATGGGCCTGCCGTTCCGCGAGCTGATCGAAAGCCATTGCGGCGGGATTCGCGGCGGCTGGGACAATCTGCTGGCGGTCATTCCGGGCGGGTCATCGGTGCCGCTGGTGCCGGCCGAACAGATCATTGATGCGCCGATGGATTTCGATGGGCTGCGCGAGCTGAAGTCTGGGCTGGGCACGGCAGCGGTCATCGTCATGGACAAGTCGACCGACATCGTCCGGGCGATCGCGCGGCTGAGCTATTTCTACAAGCATGAAAGCTGCGGCCAGTGCACGCCGTGTCGCGAAGGCACCGGCTGGATGTGGCGGGTGATGGAACGGCTGGTCACGGGCGACGCCGAGCCGCACGAGATCGACCTGCTGCTCGAGGTCACCACGGAAATCGAGGGTCACACGATCTGCGCACTGGGTGACGCAGCGGCCTGGCCGATTCAGGGGCTGATCCGGCATTTCCGGCCGGAGATCGAAAGCCGTATCCAGCGCCGCAAGGGTTTTGTGCAGGTTCCCGCCATGGCGGTGGCGGCGGAATAA